In one Cloacibacillus porcorum genomic region, the following are encoded:
- a CDS encoding glycyl-radical enzyme activating protein, which translates to MKVTGAVLRIERSSSYDGEGLRTVIFLKGCPMSCLWCSTPESQKFTNEVGCDDSKCLRCGLCAKLCPNNALQPDTEGVPRSIDGRCRGCGECRKNCPVQAISLYGNNMTAEEVVTEIEKDEVFYFHSKGGFTFSGGEAFAQPEFVSEVFRLALERGINGTVETSACVPWGNVEKVLPWVSRLYIDIKHMDSACHRRLTGLGNELVLENIKRIDSCGMQIVIRVPVIPSVNDSVENIVATAEFCAQLKNIVEFELLSYHKLGMITYKKLGRKMALKDIEPPSYEDMLRIGEHVKLTLPNLSVKINGGEI; encoded by the coding sequence ATGAAGGTTACGGGAGCGGTTTTAAGAATTGAGAGGAGTTCAAGCTATGATGGAGAAGGGCTGCGAACGGTAATATTTCTGAAAGGTTGCCCTATGTCATGTTTATGGTGCTCGACCCCAGAATCACAAAAGTTTACAAACGAAGTTGGCTGTGATGACTCTAAATGCCTTCGCTGTGGTTTATGTGCTAAGTTATGTCCAAATAATGCTTTGCAGCCGGACACGGAAGGCGTTCCTCGTAGCATTGATGGCAGGTGCAGAGGCTGCGGAGAATGTCGTAAAAATTGTCCTGTCCAGGCAATTTCGCTATATGGAAATAATATGACAGCCGAAGAAGTGGTAACGGAGATAGAAAAGGACGAAGTTTTCTATTTTCATTCAAAAGGAGGTTTTACATTTAGTGGAGGCGAGGCTTTTGCGCAGCCGGAATTTGTCTCTGAAGTTTTCCGCCTTGCCCTTGAACGTGGAATAAATGGGACCGTAGAGACAAGCGCTTGTGTGCCGTGGGGTAATGTGGAGAAAGTGTTGCCGTGGGTATCGAGGCTATATATCGACATTAAACACATGGACTCAGCATGCCATCGAAGATTGACTGGCCTTGGAAATGAACTCGTTCTTGAGAATATAAAAAGGATTGATAGCTGCGGTATGCAGATAGTCATAAGAGTTCCAGTTATACCATCAGTCAATGATTCTGTGGAAAATATCGTTGCCACAGCGGAGTTCTGCGCACAATTGAAGAATATTGTAGAGTTTGAACTCCTGTCGTACCATAAACTTGGAATGATAACCTATAAGAAACTCGGTAGAAAAATGGCCCTCAAAGATATAGAACCCCCTTCATATGAGGATATGTTGCGTATAGGGGAACACGTTAAATTGACGCTGCCAAACCTCTCTGTTAAAATAAACGGTGGTGAAATTTAA